The Aureispira anguillae genome contains a region encoding:
- a CDS encoding sialate O-acetylesterase, translating to MIWLKTIILFLLLMPPYFNLIAQIQYFKDINGIRLYPQSHQLYPRDVNNKAAVIIKGVASNITSNVNNIELLMIKRFLDGSTQNYSYTQITNDSFSFAPILEAGMYLYDFQILLKKNKTLLYRDTIAQDVVCGDAYIIAGQSNAMGVGTARAGIIQDSLYQAYSKNLNAIYSKSLGNMPNYNGTNGFLTNYDANNNYWFPANASDSNLIGFVGFWGLKLQYLIQDQYQMPTCFINGAYGGTNIAEHQLYASPTSNPRDLRTLFGALTYRIEQANLKNNIKGIIWYQGESQNTYERAYTYADSLNYLIDDWEQHWGSVEKIYIVQIHTGCNYHGFGQIVREQQRTIDQLTPKTNLIPLTANGIGERRLAANDPNYQCHFSRDAYNELSERLFQVIGRDFYAANTCITSPNIINAYYNYDKLVLEFDQDLADCPNGLEHSFAFYKDNILLPNFEPISMYSKGHKIYMTISNNSPNAVSYLLKDDPIYNNEMIWLTNPEGYAAFSFHQFPIHIDDCSSKSISITSNLIGKENLLEIELKSCNLNKVIKIYSVQGQLLYQKNIPFINIRQSIDLSHFAAGVYFLIVENNHQIITTRKLVKY from the coding sequence ATGATCTGGCTAAAAACGATTATTCTTTTCCTCCTTTTAATGCCCCCCTATTTTAATTTAATTGCACAAATCCAATATTTTAAAGATATAAATGGCATTCGACTCTATCCTCAGTCCCATCAATTGTACCCTCGTGATGTCAATAACAAAGCAGCCGTTATAATTAAAGGTGTAGCTTCTAACATTACCTCTAATGTCAATAATATTGAATTGCTGATGATAAAACGTTTTCTAGATGGCAGCACTCAAAATTATTCCTATACACAAATAACAAACGACAGTTTTAGTTTTGCCCCTATTTTAGAGGCAGGTATGTATCTATATGATTTTCAAATTTTACTAAAAAAAAACAAGACCCTATTATATAGGGATACGATTGCCCAAGATGTTGTTTGTGGAGATGCTTATATTATTGCAGGACAATCCAATGCTATGGGAGTTGGCACAGCTAGAGCAGGCATTATTCAAGATAGTCTATATCAGGCCTATTCTAAAAACTTAAATGCTATCTATAGTAAATCATTGGGTAATATGCCAAACTATAATGGAACTAATGGCTTTTTAACCAACTATGATGCGAACAATAATTACTGGTTTCCTGCCAATGCATCCGACTCCAACCTTATTGGTTTTGTTGGTTTCTGGGGATTAAAACTTCAGTATCTAATCCAAGATCAGTATCAGATGCCCACTTGTTTTATCAATGGAGCTTATGGAGGCACCAATATTGCTGAGCATCAACTATATGCTAGCCCAACGAGCAACCCTAGAGACCTAAGAACCTTATTTGGGGCTTTGACTTATAGGATTGAACAAGCTAATCTTAAAAATAATATTAAAGGGATTATTTGGTATCAAGGAGAGAGCCAAAACACCTATGAACGAGCTTATACTTATGCAGATAGCCTCAACTACTTAATTGACGATTGGGAACAACATTGGGGGAGTGTAGAAAAAATTTATATAGTCCAAATACATACAGGCTGTAACTATCATGGCTTTGGGCAAATAGTTCGAGAGCAACAACGAACAATAGATCAACTTACCCCTAAAACTAATCTTATTCCTCTTACAGCAAATGGAATTGGAGAACGAAGATTAGCGGCCAATGACCCCAACTATCAATGTCATTTTTCACGAGATGCCTATAATGAACTTAGCGAGCGTTTATTCCAAGTTATAGGACGTGATTTTTATGCTGCTAATACTTGCATTACCTCTCCCAATATAATAAATGCCTATTATAACTATGATAAGCTTGTTTTAGAATTTGATCAAGACTTAGCAGACTGTCCCAATGGTTTAGAACATAGTTTTGCATTCTATAAAGATAATATATTATTACCCAATTTTGAACCTATATCCATGTATAGTAAAGGGCACAAAATTTATATGACAATAAGTAATAATTCTCCCAACGCTGTAAGTTATTTATTAAAAGATGATCCCATTTATAATAATGAAATGATTTGGTTGACTAACCCAGAAGGATATGCAGCATTTTCATTCCACCAATTCCCAATTCATATAGATGATTGTTCCTCCAAATCCATTTCCATAACATCTAATCTTATTGGGAAAGAAAACCTGTTAGAAATTGAATTAAAAAGTTGTAACCTTAATAAGGTCATTAAAATTTATTCTGTTCAAGGACAATTACTTTATCAAAAAAATATTCCTTTTATCAACATTCGACAATCTATTGACCTGAGTCACTTTGCTGCGGGAGTTTACTTTTTGATTGTAGAAAATAATCACCAAATTATAACAACAAGAAAGTTAGTTAAGTATTAA
- a CDS encoding WD40/YVTN/BNR-like repeat-containing protein — MNYLMFLFALVGLLSFNCCQAQNSFPSKVDSTLYDTLQWRNIGPFRGGRSCAVTGVEGDPNLFYFGAAGGGIWKTKDGGRNWNNISDGFFGGSVGAIAVSKSDPNVIYVGGGEKTVRGNVSIGYGIWKSENAGKTWVQKGLKKSRQIARVRVHPKNHNVVYAAAMGNLFKPNAERGVFKSIDGGDTWKKVLFVNDEVGAVDLVIDPSNPRILYATTWRIQRTPYSMSSGGEGCGIWKSTDHGETWKNITKNKGLPKDTLGIIGITVSPANPERVWAIIESKTGGVFRSDNGGDTWVKTNDKRNLRQRAWYYSVIQADPKDAEVVYVLNVRYHRSEDGGRTFKPFSAPHVDHHDLWIDPENPKRMIIGDDGGAQVSYDRGTTWSTYHNQPTAQFYRITTDNHFPYRIYAAQQDNSTVRIPHRTRGWGISDKDWEPTAGCECGHIAVDPLNSDIVYGGCYDGYLQRKNHKNGQTRAINVWPDNPMGHGAEATKYRFQWNFPLFFSPHDPKKLYTASNHLHVTYNEGQSWETISPDLTTNDSTKQKSSGGPITQDNTSVEYYCTIFAACESPRVKDLLWTGSDDGLIHISRDGGKNWDNVTPSKMPKWMQINSIEADPFNDGGLYVAGTRYKLGDFKPYLYYTKNYGADWVEITNGIAAEHFTRVIRADPKQEGLLYAGTESGIYISYNNGKKWHSLQLNLPIVPITDMVLKENDLIVATQGRSIWILDDIHIIRQATTVQLPELAHLYTPSSTYRMGGGQNWNVKGQGINHRGGVVLHYYLNAHPDSVSTQLYIVTEKGDTCRTFDHKAKKKENLIKLHQGAGIWAWNMNYPSAKTFPGMINFWASMAGPRALPGQYKAILTVDSNSYEVPFEIINDPDSEATFDDLKKQFDFVDAIRDKLTETHQTILDIRTIRKQLNSYNKRLTGDTTLTDLLALSKEIDSTMTVIEKALYQTQNKSPQDPLNFPIRLNNKLGHLNALSYGDYPPTDQALAVKAELFAKIDALITQFKTIKSTQIKTFNQLFRAKMVEAIWIEED, encoded by the coding sequence ATGAATTATTTAATGTTCTTGTTCGCTCTAGTTGGGCTATTATCTTTTAATTGCTGTCAAGCACAAAATTCATTCCCATCTAAGGTCGATTCAACGCTTTATGATACGCTTCAGTGGCGAAATATTGGTCCTTTTAGGGGAGGGCGTTCTTGTGCGGTAACAGGCGTAGAAGGCGACCCTAATTTGTTTTATTTTGGAGCAGCAGGTGGAGGAATCTGGAAAACAAAAGATGGAGGGCGCAACTGGAACAATATCTCAGATGGTTTTTTTGGGGGCTCTGTAGGAGCAATTGCCGTGAGCAAGTCTGACCCCAATGTTATTTATGTAGGAGGGGGAGAAAAGACCGTCCGAGGAAATGTATCCATTGGTTATGGGATTTGGAAAAGCGAAAATGCTGGAAAGACTTGGGTACAAAAGGGCTTAAAAAAATCTAGACAAATTGCTAGGGTTCGGGTGCATCCCAAAAATCATAATGTTGTTTATGCCGCAGCAATGGGAAATCTATTTAAGCCCAATGCTGAGCGAGGAGTTTTTAAAAGCATAGATGGTGGTGATACTTGGAAAAAGGTACTTTTTGTTAACGATGAAGTGGGCGCTGTAGATTTGGTGATAGACCCTAGCAACCCTAGGATTTTATACGCTACTACTTGGCGAATTCAGCGAACGCCCTACAGCATGTCTAGTGGGGGAGAAGGTTGTGGAATTTGGAAAAGTACAGACCATGGAGAAACTTGGAAAAATATCACCAAAAACAAAGGGTTACCCAAGGATACTTTAGGTATTATAGGAATTACGGTGTCCCCTGCCAACCCAGAGCGAGTGTGGGCCATCATTGAATCTAAGACAGGAGGAGTCTTTCGATCCGATAATGGTGGTGATACTTGGGTGAAAACCAACGATAAACGAAATTTACGCCAGCGTGCATGGTATTATAGTGTTATTCAAGCAGATCCAAAGGATGCAGAAGTGGTTTATGTACTAAATGTACGTTACCACCGTTCAGAGGATGGAGGTCGAACGTTCAAACCATTTAGTGCACCTCATGTTGACCACCACGATCTTTGGATTGATCCAGAAAACCCCAAACGCATGATTATTGGGGACGATGGAGGGGCGCAAGTAAGCTATGACAGAGGAACCACTTGGTCCACTTATCACAATCAACCGACCGCACAATTTTATAGAATAACCACCGATAACCATTTTCCTTATCGAATCTATGCCGCACAGCAAGACAACAGCACCGTTCGCATTCCGCATCGTACTAGAGGTTGGGGAATTTCAGACAAAGATTGGGAGCCTACAGCAGGCTGTGAATGTGGGCATATTGCTGTTGATCCACTCAATTCGGATATTGTTTATGGAGGCTGTTACGATGGTTATTTGCAACGCAAGAATCACAAAAATGGTCAGACTAGGGCTATTAATGTATGGCCAGATAATCCAATGGGGCATGGAGCCGAAGCTACAAAATATCGTTTCCAATGGAATTTCCCTTTGTTTTTTAGCCCACACGACCCCAAAAAGTTATACACTGCTTCCAATCATTTGCACGTCACTTATAATGAAGGGCAAAGCTGGGAAACCATTAGCCCAGATTTAACAACCAATGATTCTACCAAGCAGAAATCTTCAGGTGGTCCCATTACACAGGACAATACTTCGGTAGAGTATTATTGTACCATTTTTGCTGCCTGCGAATCGCCACGAGTAAAAGATTTGTTGTGGACAGGTTCTGATGATGGTTTAATCCATATTTCTAGGGATGGAGGAAAAAATTGGGATAATGTAACGCCTTCTAAGATGCCTAAATGGATGCAAATAAATAGTATAGAAGCCGACCCCTTTAATGATGGAGGACTTTATGTTGCTGGGACTCGATACAAACTAGGAGATTTTAAACCCTATCTATATTACACAAAGAACTATGGTGCAGATTGGGTGGAAATAACAAATGGTATTGCCGCAGAACACTTTACCCGTGTGATTCGTGCGGACCCTAAGCAGGAAGGCTTGTTGTATGCAGGTACAGAAAGTGGCATTTATATTTCTTATAATAATGGAAAAAAATGGCATTCTTTGCAACTTAATTTGCCAATTGTGCCAATTACAGATATGGTTCTCAAAGAGAATGATCTGATTGTAGCAACACAAGGGCGTTCCATTTGGATACTAGATGACATTCATATTATTCGTCAAGCGACAACGGTTCAATTACCAGAGTTAGCGCATTTGTATACGCCTTCTAGTACTTATCGTATGGGAGGAGGGCAAAATTGGAATGTCAAAGGTCAGGGAATCAATCATAGAGGAGGGGTAGTTTTGCATTATTACTTAAATGCACACCCTGATAGTGTCAGTACTCAGTTGTACATTGTTACAGAAAAGGGCGATACTTGCCGTACATTTGATCATAAGGCAAAGAAGAAAGAAAATCTGATAAAATTGCACCAAGGGGCAGGTATTTGGGCTTGGAATATGAATTATCCTTCTGCTAAAACTTTTCCTGGAATGATTAACTTTTGGGCTTCTATGGCAGGACCTAGAGCTTTGCCAGGACAGTACAAAGCTATATTGACAGTAGATAGCAACAGTTATGAGGTGCCTTTTGAGATTATAAACGATCCTGATTCTGAAGCAACATTCGATGATTTGAAAAAGCAGTTTGATTTTGTTGATGCGATTCGAGATAAATTGACAGAAACGCATCAGACCATTTTGGATATTCGAACCATTCGAAAGCAACTCAATTCATACAACAAACGGTTAACAGGTGACACGACCTTAACGGATTTATTGGCGTTGTCAAAAGAAATTGATTCTACCATGACCGTAATAGAAAAGGCATTGTATCAAACCCAGAATAAAAGCCCACAAGATCCTCTTAATTTTCCAATACGTCTGAATAACAAGTTGGGGCATCTGAATGCTTTGTCTTATGGGGATTATCCGCCTACCGATCAGGCGCTTGCCGTCAAAGCAGAATTATTTGCCAAAATTGATGCTCTAATTACGCAATTTAAAACCATTAAATCCACGCAGATAAAAACATTTAATCAGTTGTTTAGAGCTAAGATGGTTGAGGCAATATGGATTGAAGAAGATTAA